Proteins encoded together in one Bacteroides zoogleoformans window:
- a CDS encoding alpha-2-macroglobulin family protein, protein MYFLLFVCVLSSCTTSRKDIVPSAEYAPYINAYTGGIISQNSNIRIELTQDQPMVDLNNELKENPFSFSPSLKGKTYWVNNNTIEFVPEERALKPGELYEGTFQLGEFVNVDGHLKEFKFSFRVQERNFAIHTEPIIITATQPDVVTVKGELRFSDIMKKEEVEKILSIDTDKAQNLPVTITATDNPTLYLFEINGIPREAEDYQLSLKAEGNPVGIDQQTEKKIQIPAKDSFRFLSAERIEQPENGIEIVFSEPVSNNQDLKGLIEIPEVPNSIFQVKDNRVYLYFESNQLEKVTLKIDEGVKDYNEKPLGTSQTISFSELNLKPQVEMSASAAILPDSKSQVIPFRAVNLYAVDLNVVRIFEKNILMFMQTNTLSSANELRRSGRLIYRKTLWLSKDNTKDIHRWGDYSIDLAGLIRQEPGAIYRVILSFRQEYSAYPCGGAENRKMKFADNSPSEKLTKISDNTIAESEEADWDVPQSYFYYNGGIEMDWSQYDWQERNNPCHPSYYMDSDRAASCNVLASNLGMIVKKNSLNKLWITTNNMLDTHPANKAKLTAYNFQLQPIGTGETNSEGFAEITPKGAPFIVVAEWEEQKAYVRIADGEEQSVSRFDVGGKEIQKGLKGYVYGERGVWRPGDTLHIAFILEDREKRIPDKHPVALELYNPRGQFHTKSISTEGKNGFYVFHIPTQAEDPTGLWNAYVKVGGTAFHKSIRIETIKPNRLKINLKLPQNIVQASAKEIPATLSSAWLTGATASQLKATVEMSLSKVNTQFKNYGQYIFNNPATEFTTIKTDAFNGTLNSEGRTSFMLKLPNATDAPGMLNATLTTRVFEPGGDASIFTQNIPFSPFTSYVGINLNQPKGKYIETDKEHTFDIVTVDAKGQPTSRSNLEYKIYRIDWSWWWENKDKSFGTYINGNSITPVAGGNLQTYGGKTNFKFRVNYPDWGRYLIYVKDKESGHATGGTVYIDWPEWRGRSGRTDPSGLKMLTFSLDKDTYEIGETATAIIPAAAGGRALVSLENGSTLLKREWVEIGSQKDAKYSFKITPEMAPNVYLHISLLQPHAQTVNDLPIRMYGVAPVSVTNKETILQPEINMPEVLRPETDFRITVKEKNGKPMTYTLAIVDDGLLDLTNFKTPDPWNEFYAREALGIRTWDMYDDVLGASAGRYPSLFSTGGDETLKPAEAKANRFKPVVKFIGPFHIGKGKQQTHALKLPMYVGSVRTMVIAGQDGAYGKAEKTSFVRTPLMLLSTLPRVLSTQEEIDVPVNVFAMEKEVKEATVSIQASGGGVQIVGSSQQSATFHQPGDQLVFFKVKTGSQTGKTTISLTARGGGQQAKETIEIEVRNPNPAVTLRNSQWIEAGQSATLPYALQGAAADSRLQLEVSRIPSVDISRRFDFLYNYQHNCTEQLTSKALPLLFVDRFKAIDEKENEKIKANVQEAIRQLYARQLLNGGMVYWPGHAVADEWITSYAGMFLVLAQEKGYAVNKNVLNKWKRFQRSAAQNWRMPQQDNDWLQWQSGLQQAFRLYTLALAGAPEYGAMNRMKEQPGLSLQAKWRLAAAYALTGKPKPAGELVFNINTTVSPYSSQNFIYGSSDRDEAMILETLLLMNREQAALQQARVVSQNLAQESRFNTQSTAFALMAMGRLAEKLSGTLDFSWSWNGRQQPAVKSAKAVFDKELSITPRTGSVTLKNQGKGGINADLITRIRLQNDTLPAISNNLHLDVKYTDRNGSPLSVENIRQGTDFMAVIAVSHIGVASDYSNLALTHILPSGWEIYNDRINSSAETDAARNYTYQDIRDDRVLTYFDLARGESKTFTIRLQATYAGDFILPAIQCEAMYDVSAQARTKAGRTTVSR, encoded by the coding sequence ATGTATTTCTTGCTCTTTGTCTGCGTGTTGTCTTCTTGCACCACAAGCCGGAAAGACATCGTCCCGTCTGCCGAGTATGCCCCTTATATCAATGCATACACGGGAGGGATCATTTCACAAAATTCCAATATACGCATTGAATTGACCCAAGACCAACCCATGGTGGATTTGAATAATGAGCTGAAGGAAAATCCGTTCAGCTTTTCTCCGTCGCTGAAAGGCAAAACCTATTGGGTAAATAACAATACCATCGAGTTCGTCCCTGAAGAAAGGGCATTAAAACCAGGCGAACTTTATGAAGGTACTTTCCAATTAGGAGAGTTTGTAAATGTGGACGGTCACCTCAAAGAGTTCAAATTCTCATTCCGGGTACAAGAACGCAATTTCGCAATACATACGGAGCCAATCATCATTACAGCCACACAACCCGACGTGGTGACTGTAAAAGGAGAGCTGCGCTTCAGTGACATCATGAAGAAAGAAGAGGTGGAGAAGATTCTATCTATTGATACAGACAAAGCTCAAAACCTTCCTGTCACCATTACCGCAACAGACAATCCCACCCTATACCTGTTCGAAATCAACGGTATCCCGCGAGAAGCAGAAGACTATCAATTAAGCCTGAAAGCTGAAGGAAATCCGGTCGGTATAGACCAACAAACGGAAAAAAAGATTCAGATTCCGGCAAAAGACAGTTTTCGTTTTCTTTCGGCCGAACGTATAGAACAACCGGAAAACGGCATTGAGATTGTTTTTTCAGAACCTGTCTCTAACAATCAAGACTTGAAAGGGTTGATTGAAATTCCCGAAGTCCCCAACTCCATATTCCAAGTAAAAGACAACAGAGTATACCTCTATTTCGAATCCAATCAGTTGGAAAAAGTAACCTTAAAAATAGATGAGGGAGTAAAAGACTACAATGAGAAGCCGCTCGGCACCTCTCAGACCATCTCTTTCAGCGAACTCAATCTGAAGCCGCAGGTGGAGATGTCTGCTTCTGCCGCCATACTGCCGGACTCCAAAAGTCAGGTCATTCCATTCAGAGCTGTCAATCTCTATGCGGTAGATTTGAATGTTGTCCGCATTTTTGAGAAAAACATCCTGATGTTTATGCAGACAAACACCCTTTCATCCGCCAACGAACTGCGCCGTTCCGGACGATTGATATACCGTAAGACGCTCTGGCTGAGCAAAGACAATACGAAAGATATACATCGCTGGGGAGATTATTCCATAGACCTGGCCGGATTGATCAGGCAAGAACCGGGAGCCATCTATCGTGTCATCCTTTCATTCCGTCAGGAATATTCGGCATATCCTTGTGGAGGAGCAGAAAACAGAAAGATGAAGTTTGCTGATAACTCCCCTTCAGAAAAGCTGACCAAAATCAGCGACAACACCATTGCTGAATCCGAAGAAGCAGATTGGGATGTTCCGCAAAGTTACTTCTATTACAATGGAGGAATAGAAATGGATTGGTCACAGTACGACTGGCAAGAGCGTAATAATCCCTGCCACCCGTCCTACTACATGGATTCCGACAGAGCGGCATCCTGCAATGTATTGGCTTCCAATCTGGGAATGATTGTAAAGAAGAACTCGTTAAACAAATTATGGATTACAACGAATAATATGCTGGATACCCATCCGGCAAATAAAGCCAAGCTGACGGCTTACAATTTCCAGTTACAACCCATCGGAACCGGTGAGACAAACAGCGAAGGATTTGCGGAAATCACCCCCAAAGGTGCTCCGTTCATTGTAGTGGCCGAATGGGAGGAACAAAAAGCTTATGTCCGCATAGCCGACGGTGAAGAGCAGTCGGTCAGCCGATTCGATGTAGGCGGAAAAGAAATACAAAAAGGCCTGAAGGGATATGTATACGGCGAGAGAGGTGTATGGAGACCGGGAGATACCCTGCACATCGCTTTTATTCTGGAAGACCGGGAAAAAAGGATTCCCGACAAACACCCCGTTGCGCTCGAGCTATACAATCCAAGAGGACAATTCCATACAAAATCCATCTCTACCGAAGGGAAAAACGGATTCTATGTTTTCCATATCCCTACGCAAGCAGAAGACCCGACCGGACTTTGGAACGCGTATGTAAAAGTGGGTGGTACGGCTTTTCATAAAAGCATCCGAATAGAGACCATAAAGCCGAACCGGCTTAAAATAAACTTGAAGCTTCCACAGAACATCGTACAAGCATCGGCCAAAGAAATACCCGCCACACTGTCTTCCGCGTGGCTGACCGGAGCTACCGCCTCACAGTTGAAAGCCACAGTAGAAATGTCTTTATCGAAAGTAAACACCCAATTCAAGAACTACGGGCAATACATCTTCAATAATCCCGCAACAGAGTTTACAACCATTAAGACCGATGCCTTCAATGGCACGCTAAACAGCGAAGGAAGAACTTCTTTCATGCTGAAGCTTCCGAATGCCACCGACGCACCGGGCATGCTGAACGCAACATTAACCACCCGTGTATTCGAGCCGGGCGGGGATGCCAGCATTTTCACCCAGAACATTCCGTTCTCCCCATTCACATCTTATGTGGGAATCAATCTGAATCAACCGAAAGGGAAATACATCGAGACAGACAAGGAACATACTTTCGACATCGTGACGGTAGATGCCAAAGGGCAGCCGACGAGCCGTTCCAATCTGGAGTATAAGATTTACCGCATCGACTGGAGTTGGTGGTGGGAGAACAAAGACAAATCTTTCGGAACATACATCAATGGCAATTCCATCACGCCGGTGGCCGGTGGAAACCTGCAAACCTACGGTGGAAAAACGAATTTCAAATTCAGGGTTAATTATCCTGACTGGGGACGCTATCTGATATACGTAAAGGACAAAGAAAGCGGCCACGCCACCGGAGGTACCGTCTACATCGACTGGCCGGAATGGCGCGGACGTTCGGGCAGAACCGATCCGAGCGGCCTTAAAATGCTGACCTTCTCATTGGATAAAGATACTTACGAGATAGGAGAAACAGCCACGGCAATCATCCCTGCCGCCGCAGGAGGACGGGCATTGGTATCTTTGGAAAACGGAAGTACGCTGCTAAAACGTGAATGGGTTGAGATAGGCAGCCAAAAAGATGCCAAATATTCATTCAAGATAACTCCGGAGATGGCTCCGAACGTTTATCTGCATATCAGTCTGTTGCAGCCCCACGCGCAGACCGTAAACGATTTGCCCATACGCATGTATGGGGTTGCCCCGGTATCGGTGACGAACAAGGAAACCATCTTGCAACCTGAAATCAACATGCCGGAAGTGCTGCGTCCGGAAACGGATTTCCGGATTACCGTCAAGGAGAAAAACGGCAAGCCCATGACCTATACATTGGCCATCGTGGATGACGGCTTGCTCGACCTGACCAATTTCAAGACCCCCGACCCCTGGAATGAATTCTATGCCCGGGAAGCTTTAGGAATCCGCACTTGGGACATGTATGACGACGTATTGGGAGCATCTGCCGGCCGATATCCCTCTTTGTTCAGCACCGGCGGAGACGAAACGCTTAAACCGGCCGAAGCCAAAGCCAACCGGTTCAAACCGGTAGTGAAGTTCATCGGACCTTTCCATATAGGTAAGGGCAAGCAGCAGACACACGCCTTGAAACTGCCCATGTATGTAGGTTCTGTACGCACCATGGTTATAGCCGGACAAGACGGAGCTTATGGTAAAGCCGAAAAGACCTCCTTTGTACGGACACCGTTGATGTTGCTCTCCACGCTGCCCCGTGTGTTGAGTACCCAAGAGGAAATCGACGTTCCGGTCAATGTCTTTGCCATGGAAAAAGAAGTAAAAGAGGCAACGGTATCCATCCAGGCTTCCGGCGGAGGGGTGCAGATAGTCGGTAGTTCGCAACAATCGGCCACTTTCCATCAGCCGGGTGACCAACTGGTGTTCTTCAAAGTGAAAACCGGCAGCCAAACAGGAAAAACGACTATCAGCCTGACAGCCCGGGGAGGAGGACAACAGGCAAAAGAAACGATAGAAATAGAAGTGCGCAACCCCAATCCGGCCGTAACGCTTCGCAACAGCCAATGGATAGAAGCAGGACAAAGCGCCACCCTGCCCTATGCACTGCAAGGAGCGGCGGCAGACAGCCGTCTGCAATTGGAAGTGTCGCGCATACCTTCGGTAGATATAAGCCGCCGGTTCGATTTTCTTTATAACTATCAGCATAACTGTACGGAACAGCTGACATCGAAAGCACTGCCGCTACTGTTTGTCGACCGGTTCAAAGCCATAGATGAGAAAGAAAACGAGAAAATAAAGGCAAACGTTCAAGAAGCAATCAGACAACTTTACGCCCGTCAGCTTCTCAACGGGGGGATGGTTTACTGGCCCGGCCATGCCGTCGCCGACGAGTGGATTACCTCCTATGCCGGCATGTTCCTTGTGCTGGCTCAGGAGAAAGGATACGCCGTCAACAAAAACGTGTTGAACAAATGGAAGCGTTTCCAGCGTTCGGCAGCGCAGAACTGGCGAATGCCGCAGCAAGACAACGATTGGCTGCAATGGCAAAGCGGATTGCAGCAAGCATTCAGGCTTTATACACTGGCTTTGGCCGGTGCGCCGGAATATGGGGCCATGAACCGGATGAAGGAGCAACCCGGACTGTCCTTGCAGGCAAAATGGAGGCTGGCAGCCGCTTATGCACTGACCGGAAAGCCAAAGCCTGCCGGAGAGTTGGTATTCAATATAAATACAACGGTGTCGCCCTACTCCTCACAAAACTTTATCTACGGTTCATCCGACAGGGATGAAGCGATGATTCTGGAGACTTTACTCTTGATGAATCGCGAACAGGCCGCGTTGCAACAAGCCAGGGTTGTTTCACAGAACTTGGCGCAAGAGAGCAGATTCAACACTCAATCCACGGCATTTGCCTTAATGGCTATGGGCCGTCTGGCCGAAAAGTTGTCCGGCACACTGGATTTCAGTTGGAGTTGGAACGGTCGTCAGCAACCGGCAGTGAAATCAGCCAAAGCCGTATTCGATAAAGAACTGTCCATTACCCCCCGGACGGGTAGCGTCACCCTGAAAAACCAAGGGAAAGGCGGTATAAATGCAGATCTTATCACACGTATACGGTTACAGAACGACACCCTGCCTGCCATCAGCAACAATCTTCACCTTGACGTGAAATACACCGACAGAAACGGTTCGCCCCTCTCTGTCGAGAACATCAGGCAAGGCACGGACTTCATGGCTGTCATTGCAGTAAGTCATATCGGCGTCGCATCCGATTACAGCAATCTGGCACTGACGCACATTCTGCCGTCGGGATGGGAGATTTATAACGACCGGATAAACTCATCCGCCGAGACCGATGCCGCCCGTAATTACACCTATCAGGATATCAGAGACGACCGCGTATTGACTTATTTCGATTTGGCACGCGGTGAGTCGAAGACGTTCACGATAAGATTGCAAGCCACGTACGCGGGCGATTTCATTCTGCCGGCCATCCAATGCGAAGCGATGTACGATGTTTCCGCCCAAGCACGCACAAAAGCAGGCAGAACAACGGTCAGCCGATGA
- a CDS encoding lysophospholipid acyltransferase family protein translates to MKKALYRFIYYRLLGWKTNVTVADYDKCVICAAPHTSNWDLFIGKLFYGAIGRKTSFMMKKEWFFFPLGLIFKAVGGIPVNRGHKSSLVDQMTEKFATSKRFHLAITPEGTRKANPNWKKGFYYIALKAQVPILLIGIDYPSRTISCTKAIMPTGDIEKDMLEIKLYFKGFKGRNPENFDIGAI, encoded by the coding sequence ATGAAGAAAGCCCTCTATCGTTTTATATATTACCGTCTTCTGGGTTGGAAAACCAATGTAACGGTGGCAGACTATGACAAGTGCGTAATCTGCGCGGCACCTCATACTTCCAATTGGGATTTGTTTATTGGTAAATTATTTTACGGAGCCATCGGTCGTAAGACCAGTTTCATGATGAAGAAAGAATGGTTTTTCTTTCCTCTGGGACTGATATTCAAAGCGGTCGGCGGCATTCCCGTAAACCGTGGGCACAAATCGTCTTTAGTGGACCAGATGACCGAGAAGTTCGCAACCAGCAAGCGCTTTCATCTGGCCATCACGCCCGAGGGGACGCGCAAGGCCAACCCTAATTGGAAAAAAGGGTTCTATTACATAGCACTTAAAGCACAAGTGCCTATTTTACTTATCGGGATAGACTATCCCTCAAGAACCATTTCGTGCACCAAGGCCATCATGCCTACCGGAGATATTGAGAAGGATATGCTCGAAATAAAGCTCTATTTCAAGGGATTCAAAGGTAGAAATCCCGAAAATTTTGATATCGGGGCAATCTAA
- a CDS encoding amidohydrolase yields MRISIIQTDIVWENKQENLCRIREKLETLRGVTEIVVLPETFSTGFSMDTARLAEPMTGETITTLHQWAKEFGFAIAGSFIAAEEASPGRPASYHNRAFFVTPDADDYFYDKRHLFRMGGEAAHFDAGDKRPVISYRGWNILLLVCYDLRFPVWSRNAGNEYDLLIYVANWPASRRKAWDVLLQARAIENMSYVCGVNRIGADNHGLPHNGGSALFSPKGELLASIPDNEEGIATVALDLSDLKEFRTKFPAWKDADSFKIISL; encoded by the coding sequence ATGCGAATCAGTATTATACAAACAGATATCGTTTGGGAAAATAAACAAGAAAATCTCTGTCGTATTCGCGAAAAGCTGGAAACTCTTCGCGGGGTGACGGAGATTGTTGTTTTACCGGAGACTTTCTCTACCGGATTCAGTATGGATACTGCCCGTTTGGCCGAACCGATGACAGGTGAGACCATCACGACCTTACACCAATGGGCCAAAGAGTTCGGGTTCGCCATCGCAGGTAGCTTCATTGCCGCCGAGGAAGCCTCGCCAGGCAGACCCGCCTCTTATCATAACCGCGCTTTCTTCGTCACTCCCGATGCCGACGACTATTTTTATGACAAACGCCACCTATTCCGCATGGGAGGTGAAGCGGCACACTTCGATGCCGGAGACAAGCGCCCCGTCATCTCCTATCGCGGCTGGAACATCCTGTTGCTGGTGTGCTACGACCTCCGTTTCCCGGTATGGAGCCGCAATGCAGGCAACGAATACGACTTGTTGATTTATGTGGCCAATTGGCCTGCGTCCCGGCGAAAGGCCTGGGATGTGCTGCTGCAAGCCCGGGCGATAGAAAACATGAGCTACGTCTGCGGGGTAAACCGCATAGGAGCGGACAATCACGGATTACCGCACAACGGGGGAAGTGCGCTTTTCTCACCCAAAGGCGAGTTGCTGGCGAGCATCCCCGATAATGAAGAAGGGATTGCTACCGTAGCTCTCGACCTTTCCGACTTGAAAGAGTTCAGAACAAAATTTCCCGCATGGAAAGATGCGGATTCATTTAAAATCATATCACTATGA